One part of the Rutidosis leptorrhynchoides isolate AG116_Rl617_1_P2 chromosome 1, CSIRO_AGI_Rlap_v1, whole genome shotgun sequence genome encodes these proteins:
- the LOC139887553 gene encoding uncharacterized protein, which translates to MRYGVKPTRNVSIVEESIGIFLLILVHGCGNRLAQETFNHSGETIHRHFHMILKAVLKLSGDIIKPNTRYNEEVSPQLLNNSRYYPIFKDCIGAIDGTHVRASVREHEQVKYIGRKRYATQNIMATYKYYVVDVGYPNTRGYLASYKGNSIRYHISDFRRAKNAAQRAPKGTKETFNYHHSSFRNVIERTFGVWKARWVILKDMHVNYYKTQVNIVIAFMAIHNYIRMNGHFDKSFNTAQQENYRPTQEFNIESSTSTTMTLEEPGTSRRVNDLYMSVVRDEIARNLMRSK; encoded by the exons ATGCGTTACGGTGTAAAGCCAACTCGTAATGTATCAATTGTTGAGGAGTCTATTGGTATATTTTTGCTAATACTAGTACATGGATGCGGAAATAGATTAGCTCAAGAAACTTTTAATCATTCAGGAGAAACTATTCATCGACATTTTCACATGATTTTAAAAGCGGTGCTTAAGCTTAGCGGAGACATTATTAAGCCAAATACACGTTACAACGAAGAAGTATCTCCGCAACTTTTAAACAATTCACGCTACTATCCCATCTTCAAG gaTTGTATTGGAGCTATTGATGGCACACATGTTAGAGCGTCTGTTCGAGAGCATGAACAAGTAAAATATATCGGGAGAAAAAGATACGCGACCCAAAATATTATGGCGACAT ATAAGTACTATGTTGTTGATGTTGGGTATCCAAATACTAGAGGGTATCTTGCTTCGTACAAAGGAAACAGTATTCGTTATCATATTTCAGATTTTCGTCGTGCTAAAAATGCTGCTCAACGTGCTCCTAAAGGAACGAAGGAGACATTTAACTACCATCACTCATCGTTTAGAAATGTGATTGAACGTACATTTGGAGTATGGAAGGCAAGATGGGTAATATTAAAAGATATGCATGTAAATTACTATAAAACACAAGTGAATATCGTGATAGCATTTATGGCAATTCACAACTATATTAGGATGAATGGTCACTTTGATAAATCATTTAATACGGCACAACAAGAAAATTATCGTCCAACTCAAGAGTTTAATATTGAGTCATCTACTAGCACCACTATGACTCTTGAAGAACCAGGTACAAGCCGTAGAGTCAATGATCTATATATGAGTGTAGTAAGAGATGAAATTGCAAGAAATCTTATGAGATCGAAGTGa